A region of the Alphaproteobacteria bacterium genome:
CCAGAACCGCATCAAAAACTTTAAGATGTTTGGCAATTTGCATTGCTACTTTCTCATGGGAAGCCGTTGCTAAGACCACCTGCCGTCCCTCTTTTTTTACTTGATGAATGAGGGCCAAAACTTCTTCATTATAGGGAAGCGTCGTCGGATCCGTTTCAATTTGCGCTGCGATAGCAGCCTTCACCCGTTCAGGTCGAAAGCCTTGTTGAATGAGAATTTTCAAGGTTTTCCAAGGAGAGATTGCCATGGAGCGAATGAGTTGCTCGCGCAAAATGTCTGTGCGGATTAAGGACTCGTCAAGGTCTACAAAAAGAATGGGTTTCATGGAAAAATTAAGACCCTTTCATCTTGGCCACAACAGCCTTAACAACCGCTTCGGCCGTTATCCCAAAATGGCGGTAAAGATCTTTAGCAGGCGCAGAAGCACCAAACGATGTCATGCCAATGATGATGCCATCGCTCCCAACATATTTTTCCCACCCCAAAGGACCCGCTGCTTCAATGGCCACTCTTAGGGTATTATTGCCTAACACTTCATTGCGATACGCTTCAGGTTGATCATCAAACAGACGCCAACAGGGCATGGAAACGACCGCAGCTTCAATGCCTTCCAAGCGCAATTGGTCTTGGGCATTGAGGGCAATTTCAATTTCTGAACCTGTCCCGATCAAAGTTACGTTGCGTGCCCCATTACAGTCTTTCAACAAGTAACCACCGCGCGCACAAAGATTTTCTGATGTTTTATTCAGACGCACCGTTGGTAAGGATTGACGTGTCAAAGCCAAAATTGATGGGGTATGGCGATGCTCCAGAGCCAAAGCCCAACATTCTGCTACCTCAATCCCATCGGCGGGGCGAAAGACATTAAGGTTAGGAATCGCGCGCAACGCCGCAAGCTGTTCAATCGGCTGATGTGTGGGCCCATCTTCGCCGAGGCCAATCGAATCATGGGTAAGGACGTATATGACTTGCCGCTTCATCAAAGCTGATAGGCGCAAGGCAGGGCGCATATAATCACTAAAGATCAGGAACGTCCCCCCGTAGGGAATCAGGAGATTGGAGAGGCTCAAGCCGTTCATGATGGCCGCCATCCCATGTTCTCTCACGCCGTAATGGATGTATGACCCTGAAAAATCTTGAGACGTAACAACAGTTTGAGCTTCTGCTTTCGTGTTATTGGAACCCGTCAAATCCGCAGATCCCCCTACCATTTCAGGCACATCATCCGTCAAAACCTCGAGAACGCGCTGAGACAGCTGACGGGTGGCTTGGCGGGGTTTTTCCTCTTGCAAATGGGCGATCAGATCTTGAACATTCTTTTCCCAACCTTTTGGCAAATGACCCTCAAGGCGCCGGGATATTTCAGCCTTATGAGGGGATGACTCCAATTGAGTATCCCAAGCTTTTGCGCATCCAACCCCGCGCTTCTGTACATCACGCCAAGCTTTCAGGATCGGCTCTGGCACAACGAAAGGCGGGTGTGACCATCCCAATGCGGCACGTGTCGCAGCAATTTCATCCGCTCCCAAGGGGGCCCCGTGCGCCGCTGCTGTGCCCACTTTTTTTGGCGCGCCAAAAGCTATTTGAGTACGACACGCAATAAGCGATGGCTTATCAGATTTTTGCGCCGCTTGAATGGCTTTGATTATTGCCGCTTCATCATGACCATCTATGCTGGTGGTATGCCACCCTGCCGCCTCAAAGCGCGCGGTCTGATTATCAGATACGGCCAGGGACGTTGGACCATCGATCGAGATGTGGTTGTCATCAAAAAACACAATCAACTTGCCGAGCTTGAGATGCCCCGCAAAGGAGATCGCTTCATGAGAGATCCCTTCCATCAAATCCCCGTCACTGGCAATGACATAAGTGAAATGGTTGAAGAGGTCCTCCCCAAATCTCGCGGCGAGAAGGGATTGTCCCAACGCAATTCCCACCGCATTCGTGATCCCTTGCCCTAAGGGTCCCGTTGTTGTTTCAATGCCGCTTGCATGTCCATATTCAGGGTGACCTGCCGTTCGACTCCCCAATTGTCGAAAGTGTTTCAACTCCTCCAGAGTCATATCCGGATAGCCTGTCAAATAAAGGAGAGAATAAAGCAGCATTGACCCGTGCCCTGCTGACAGAACAAAGCGGTCCCGGTTGGGCCAGGCCGGTTGATGGGGGTCAAAATTCAAGAAATCGCGGAACAACACCGTCGCCACATCTGCCATCCCCATCGGCATGCCTGGATGGCCAGACTGGGCGGCCTCAACCGCATCCATGCTCAAAAAACGAATGGCATTGGCCATGTCATCGTGAGAAACGGTGGAAGACGGTGATAAAGATGGTGCCATGGATTCTTGTGCTTTCATAAAAGTTATTTTATAGCACATCTCGAGAATTTTGAGGAGAGGGTTTGGGGGGATGGTCTCATGGTTTTCTGTTGTTATTAACCCTTGTTCCTTCACAAGGGTGATCTAAATCAATTAAGAATTCCATTTCTTGAAGCTTTTTCTTCTACAACTTTCTATCTAGGAGCTTTGTTGAATGATTGCCTTCTTGAAGGCTCAATATTGAGACATGGCGAATGTTCAAATCCTTGATTTGAATGGGTTTTTTCACTCTCCCACAAGGAGAGAGGGGGAGTACAAGAGGTTCAAAAAAGGAATACTCTGCTCTTTAAATTCATTAAGAAGGGGACCGTATCACAACGCCTCAAATACCTTTTTAATACGCGCAATCGCCCAGTCCAGCTCTTTGCGTGTAATGATAAGTGGAGGCGCCAGGCGAACAACAGTCTCATGCGTTTCCTTTGACAGAACCCCCTGTTCCTTCAGCTTTTCACAGATGTGTCGGGCATCAATAGGTCCGTGAAAGAGGTCAATACCGATCCAAAGACCCATCCCTCGGATTTCACGAATGGTGGGGTGTTTGATCTTCTTTAATTCGGTCATCAAATAGGCGCCAAGTTCGGCACTGCGCTGGGTTAATTTTTCTTCCTCTAACACCTCAAGGGCATGAAGGGCAACGGCGGCAGCCAACGGGTTTCCGCCAAAGGTTGACCCATGACTGCCAGGCGTAAATCCTTTCATTAAATGTTCTTTTCCGACAAGCGCCGAAACGGGGAAGAACCCGCCGCCCAACGCTTTGCCGAGAATCATCCCATCAGGATGAACATCCTCATGTTGGCAGGCAAACATTTTGCCGGTGCGCCCAAGACCGCTTTGCACCTCATCGACAATCAACAGCACATTGTGCTTTTTACAAACCTTTGAAACTGCTGACAGCCATCCCTTAGGCGGAACAATTATTCCCGCCTCCCCTTGGATAGGCTCTGCTAAAACAGCACAGGTGTTAGGTGTGATGGCCGCTTCCACGGCTGCAGCATCTCCAAACGGGACTTCTTTAAACCCTGGCAAGAAGGGGCCAAATCCACTTTTATAACTGGGGTCACTCGAAAAGCTGATAATGCCAACGGTTCGACCATGAAAGTTGTTGGCCATAACAATGATTTCAGCCTTATTTTCGGGAATCTTCTTCGTAAAATACCCCCAACGGCGCACGGCTTTCAGTGTTGTTTCAACCGCTTCGGCCCCCGTATTCATGGGTAATGCACGATCCATACCCGTAACAGCGCACAACTTCTTGAGAAACCGAGGCAATACATCCGTATAATAGGCCCTGGAACACATGGAAAGACGACCCGCTTGGGCTTTTACCGTGGCCAGCAATTTCGGGTGACAATGTCCATGACTCACCGCAGAATAGGCGGACATCATATCTAAATATTTATTCCCCTCAACATCCCACAACCAAACGCCCTTCCCCTTTGTCAGCACAACAGGGATAGGACGATAATTGTGAGCACACCATTTTTCCTCCAAGGAAATATAGTCTTTAGAGGTTAGGGATTTCTTTGCACGTATCTCATTATTCTTTGTCATATAGACCTCCTGTTACTGTTGATACCAGATCCCAGACCAACTGGCATGTCTTGTTATTGACGTCTTTATGGGGATTAAATTCCGCAATCTCAAGCGCTAGAAAAGCTGGATCTTGAGCCAAGCCATACAAAGCCTCTTTGACATCTGAAAATCT
Encoded here:
- the tkt gene encoding transketolase, with the protein product MANAIRFLSMDAVEAAQSGHPGMPMGMADVATVLFRDFLNFDPHQPAWPNRDRFVLSAGHGSMLLYSLLYLTGYPDMTLEELKHFRQLGSRTAGHPEYGHASGIETTTGPLGQGITNAVGIALGQSLLAARFGEDLFNHFTYVIASDGDLMEGISHEAISFAGHLKLGKLIVFFDDNHISIDGPTSLAVSDNQTARFEAAGWHTTSIDGHDEAAIIKAIQAAQKSDKPSLIACRTQIAFGAPKKVGTAAAHGAPLGADEIAATRAALGWSHPPFVVPEPILKAWRDVQKRGVGCAKAWDTQLESSPHKAEISRRLEGHLPKGWEKNVQDLIAHLQEEKPRQATRQLSQRVLEVLTDDVPEMVGGSADLTGSNNTKAEAQTVVTSQDFSGSYIHYGVREHGMAAIMNGLSLSNLLIPYGGTFLIFSDYMRPALRLSALMKRQVIYVLTHDSIGLGEDGPTHQPIEQLAALRAIPNLNVFRPADGIEVAECWALALEHRHTPSILALTRQSLPTVRLNKTSENLCARGGYLLKDCNGARNVTLIGTGSEIEIALNAQDQLRLEGIEAAVVSMPCWRLFDDQPEAYRNEVLGNNTLRVAIEAAGPLGWEKYVGSDGIIIGMTSFGASAPAKDLYRHFGITAEAVVKAVVAKMKGS
- the rocD gene encoding ornithine--oxo-acid transaminase — encoded protein: MTKNNEIRAKKSLTSKDYISLEEKWCAHNYRPIPVVLTKGKGVWLWDVEGNKYLDMMSAYSAVSHGHCHPKLLATVKAQAGRLSMCSRAYYTDVLPRFLKKLCAVTGMDRALPMNTGAEAVETTLKAVRRWGYFTKKIPENKAEIIVMANNFHGRTVGIISFSSDPSYKSGFGPFLPGFKEVPFGDAAAVEAAITPNTCAVLAEPIQGEAGIIVPPKGWLSAVSKVCKKHNVLLIVDEVQSGLGRTGKMFACQHEDVHPDGMILGKALGGGFFPVSALVGKEHLMKGFTPGSHGSTFGGNPLAAAVALHALEVLEEEKLTQRSAELGAYLMTELKKIKHPTIREIRGMGLWIGIDLFHGPIDARHICEKLKEQGVLSKETHETVVRLAPPLIITRKELDWAIARIKKVFEAL